One segment of Leptospirillum ferrooxidans C2-3 DNA contains the following:
- a CDS encoding M16 family metallopeptidase — MGYVTAVLKNGLPVYWDPMPESRAASIGVWVRSGSRYEEISQGGMTHFLEHMCFKGTKTRNAQEIANEMDFLGGEMNAFTSQEITSFYAMVLSENAPRAVSLLGDLLCESVFDEEELEREKGVVLEELMEAKDDPEDLVSEQLFSSYFANHSFGRPILGTEESIQKFSQRSVMEYFQENYHSGSMFITIAGNVDWKLILKTLEKSFGKSPKKKLDRIAQDPPFENFGIWESDEDFEQVHMSIGVRGIPQRDHRQSALRLLTTHLGGGMSSRLFQEVREKRGLAYSVYASPMSFSDGGIVRVVASTRPSKRKELQSVLLSEIERVESVPLTEDELARSKNQLKSSLLFGLESVSGRMSKMGRNLLTWGEEIPVSKIEQWIDEVTPEDIQSLARDLEWGKNYGISVMGPISKTKKGH, encoded by the coding sequence GTGGGATACGTAACTGCTGTTTTAAAGAATGGATTGCCGGTTTACTGGGATCCGATGCCCGAGAGCCGGGCCGCATCAATTGGGGTATGGGTTAGATCGGGAAGCCGTTATGAGGAAATCTCCCAGGGAGGCATGACTCACTTTCTGGAACATATGTGTTTTAAAGGCACCAAAACAAGAAATGCGCAAGAGATCGCTAATGAGATGGACTTTCTCGGTGGAGAAATGAATGCTTTTACCAGTCAGGAAATTACGTCTTTCTATGCGATGGTTCTTTCTGAAAATGCGCCCAGGGCAGTTTCTTTGCTTGGAGACCTCCTGTGTGAATCTGTTTTCGATGAGGAAGAACTTGAGAGAGAAAAAGGAGTTGTTCTGGAGGAGTTGATGGAGGCAAAAGATGATCCTGAGGATCTTGTTTCAGAACAGCTTTTTTCATCGTATTTTGCCAATCACTCTTTTGGCCGTCCGATCCTGGGAACAGAAGAATCTATTCAAAAGTTTTCCCAGAGGTCCGTCATGGAGTATTTTCAAGAAAATTATCATTCTGGATCGATGTTCATCACCATCGCTGGCAATGTTGATTGGAAACTGATTCTGAAAACACTGGAAAAATCTTTTGGAAAGTCTCCCAAGAAAAAACTGGATCGAATCGCTCAGGATCCCCCATTCGAAAATTTTGGAATATGGGAATCGGATGAAGACTTTGAACAGGTTCATATGAGTATTGGCGTCAGGGGTATTCCCCAGCGTGACCATAGACAGTCAGCTCTGAGGTTGCTCACAACCCATCTTGGCGGTGGAATGAGTTCAAGACTCTTCCAGGAAGTTCGGGAAAAGAGAGGATTGGCCTATTCTGTTTATGCTTCGCCAATGTCTTTTTCTGATGGAGGAATAGTAAGGGTCGTTGCTTCAACACGCCCATCCAAAAGAAAAGAACTTCAGAGTGTCCTTCTTTCGGAGATTGAGAGAGTTGAATCTGTTCCTCTTACTGAAGATGAGTTGGCCCGATCCAAAAATCAGTTGAAATCTTCTCTGCTTTTTGGACTGGAAAGTGTGTCGGGCCGGATGAGCAAGATGGGGCGCAATCTTTTGACTTGGGGGGAAGAGATTCCTGTTTCCAAAATCGAACAATGGATTGATGAAGTGACACCGGAAGATATCCAGTCTTTGGCTAGAGATCTTGAGTGGGGTAAGAATTACGGTATTTCTGTGATGGGACCGATCTCAAAAACCAAAAAAGGCCACTGA